A genomic region of Prionailurus bengalensis isolate Pbe53 chromosome D1, Fcat_Pben_1.1_paternal_pri, whole genome shotgun sequence contains the following coding sequences:
- the LOC122483468 gene encoding hemoglobin subunit beta-1 — MSFLSAEEKGLVNGLWGKVNVDEVGGEALGRLLVVYPWTQRFFQSFGDLSSADAIMSNSKVKAHGKKVLNSFSDGLKNIDDLKGAFAKLSELHCDKLHVDPENFRLLGNVLVCVLAHHFGHEFNPQVQAAFQKVVAGVASALAHRYH; from the exons ATGTCGTTTCTGAGTGCTGAGGAGAAGGGTCTGGTCAATGGCCTGTGGGGCAAGGTGAACGTGGATGAAGTTGGCGGTGAGGCCCTGGGCAG GCTGCTGGTTGTCTACCCCTGGACTCAGAGGTTCTTTCAGTCCTTTGGGGACCTGTCTTCTGCTGATGCCATTATGAGCAACAGTAAGGTGAAGGCCCATGGCAAGAAGGTGCTGAACTCCTTCAGTGATGGCCTGAAAAACATCGACGACCTCAAGGGCGCCTTTGCTAAGCTCAGCGAGCTGCACTGTGACAAGCTGCACGTGGATCCCGAGAACTTCAGG CTCCTGGGCAATGTGCTGGTGTGTGTGCTGGCCCACCACTTTGGCCATGAATTCAACCCCCAGGTGCAGGCTGCCTTTCAGAAGGTGGTGGCTGGTGTGGCCAGTGCCTTGGCCCACAGATACCACTGA
- the LOC122483469 gene encoding hemoglobin subunit beta-2, which produces MGFLSAEEKGLVNGLWGKVNVDEVGGEALGRLLVVYPWTQRFFQSFGDLSSADAIMSNSKVKAHGKKVLNSFSDGLKNIDDLKGAFAKLSELHCDKLHVDPENFRLLGNVLVCVLAHHFGHEFNPQVQAAFQKVVAGVASALAHKYH; this is translated from the exons ATGGGATTTCTGAGTGCTGAGGAGAAGGGTCTGGTCAATGGCCTGTGGGGCAAGGTGAACGTGGATGAAGTTGGTGGTGAGGCCCTGGGCAG GCTGCTGGTTGTCTACCCCTGGACTCAGAGGTTCTTTCAGTCCTTTGGGGACCTGTCTTCTGCTGATGCCATTATGAGCAACAGTAAGGTGAAAGCCCATGGCAAGAAGGTGCTGAACTCCTTCAGTGATGGCCTGAAAAACATCGACGACCTCAAGGGCGCCTTTGCTAAGCTCAGCGAGCTGCACTGTGACAAGCTGCACGTGGATCCCGAGAACTTCAGG CTCCTGGGCAACGTGCTGGTGTGTGTGCTGGCCCACCACTTTGGCCATGAATTCAACCCCCAGGTGCAGGCTGCCTTTCAGAAGGTGGTGGCTGGTGTGGCCAGTGCCTTGGCCCACAAGTACCATTGA
- the LOC122483470 gene encoding hemoglobin subunit epsilon isoform X2, whose product MVHFTAEEKAAVVSLWAKVNVELVGGEVLGRLLVVYPWTQRFFDNFGNLSSETAIMGNPKVKAHGKKVLTSFGNAVKHMDDLKDTFAELSELHCDKMHVDPENFKVQAAWQKLTTAVANALAHRYH is encoded by the exons ATGGTGCATTTTACGGCTGAGGAGAAGGCTGCCGTTGTTAGCCTGTGGGCCAAGGTGAACGTGGAGTTGGTTGGAGGCGAGGTCCTCGGAAG GCTCCTGGTTGTTTATCCATGGACCCAGAGGTTCTTTGACAATTTTGGCAACTTATCCTCTGAGACTGCCATAATGGGCAACCCCAAGGTCAAGGCCCATGGCAAGAAGGTACTGACTTCCTTTGGAAACGCTGTTAAACATATGGATGACCTCAAGGACACCTTTGCTGAGCTGAGTGAGCTGCATTGTGACAAGAtgcatgtggatcctgagaacttCAAG GTGCAAGCTGCTTGGCAGAAGCTGACCACTGCTGTGGCTAATGCCCTGGCCCACAGGTACCACTGA
- the LOC122483470 gene encoding hemoglobin subunit epsilon-2 isoform X1 produces MVHFTAEEKAAVVSLWAKVNVELVGGEVLGRLLVVYPWTQRFFDNFGNLSSETAIMGNPKVKAHGKKVLTSFGNAVKHMDDLKDTFAELSELHCDKMHVDPENFKLLGNMILIVLATHFSKEFSPQVQAAWQKLTTAVANALAHRYH; encoded by the exons ATGGTGCATTTTACGGCTGAGGAGAAGGCTGCCGTTGTTAGCCTGTGGGCCAAGGTGAACGTGGAGTTGGTTGGAGGCGAGGTCCTCGGAAG GCTCCTGGTTGTTTATCCATGGACCCAGAGGTTCTTTGACAATTTTGGCAACTTATCCTCTGAGACTGCCATAATGGGCAACCCCAAGGTCAAGGCCCATGGCAAGAAGGTACTGACTTCCTTTGGAAACGCTGTTAAACATATGGATGACCTCAAGGACACCTTTGCTGAGCTGAGTGAGCTGCATTGTGACAAGAtgcatgtggatcctgagaacttCAAG CTTCTAGGCAACATGATTTTGATTGTCTTGGCAACTCACTTCAGCAAGGAGTTTTCTCCACAGGTGCAAGCTGCTTGGCAGAAGCTGACCACTGCTGTGGCTAATGCCCTGGCCCACAGGTACCACTGA
- the LOC122483470 gene encoding hemoglobin subunit epsilon isoform X3, with amino-acid sequence MVHFTAEEKAAVVSLWAKVNVELVGGEVLGRLLVVYPWTQRFFDNFGNLSSETAIMGNPKVKAHGKKVLTSFGNAVKHMDDLKDTFAELSELHCDKMHVDPENFKNLD; translated from the exons ATGGTGCATTTTACGGCTGAGGAGAAGGCTGCCGTTGTTAGCCTGTGGGCCAAGGTGAACGTGGAGTTGGTTGGAGGCGAGGTCCTCGGAAG GCTCCTGGTTGTTTATCCATGGACCCAGAGGTTCTTTGACAATTTTGGCAACTTATCCTCTGAGACTGCCATAATGGGCAACCCCAAGGTCAAGGCCCATGGCAAGAAGGTACTGACTTCCTTTGGAAACGCTGTTAAACATATGGATGACCTCAAGGACACCTTTGCTGAGCTGAGTGAGCTGCATTGTGACAAGAtgcatgtggatcctgagaacttCAAG AACCTGGACTAA
- the HBE1 gene encoding hemoglobin subunit epsilon: MVHFTAEEKAAITSLWGKVNVEEAGGEALGRLLVVYPWTQRFFDNFGNLSSTSAIMGNPKVKAHGKKVLTSFGDAIKNMDNLKGAFAKLSELHCDKLHVDPENFRLLGNVLVIILASHFGKEFTPDMQAMWQKLVAGVATALAHKYH, encoded by the exons ATGGtgcattttacagctgaggagaAGGCTGCCATCACTAGCCTGTGGGGCAAAGTGAATGTGGAAGAGGCTGGAGGCGAGGCCCTGGGCAG GCTCCTGGTTGTTTACCCCTGGACCCAGAGATTCTTTGACAACTTCGGCAACCTGTCCTCTACTTCTGCCATAATGGGTAACCCCAAGGTCAAGGCCCATGGCAAGAAGGTGCTGACCTCCTTTGGTGATGCTATTAAGAACATGGACAACCTCAAGGGCGCCTTCGCTAAGCTTAGTGAGCTGCACTGTGACAAGCTGCACGTGGATCCCGAGAACTTCAGG CTCCTGGGCAACGTACTGGTGATCATTCTGGCTTCTCATTTTGGCAAGGAATTCACCCCTGATATGCAGGCCATGTGGCAGAAGCTGGTGGCTGGTGTTGCCACTGCTCTGGCCCACAAGTACCACTGA